CCCGCTATTCTAACTTCCTGATGCATATGTTTCTCCTGGGTGTCGGATGTCGGGTGACGGGTGACGGTAAACATGCCGCTCCGGCACCCAACACCCGACACCTGTTACCTATCTACAAATACTCCGACGGGAAAGAACTCGCTCATTTTTTCGTCTATCCACTTGAACGAATCGATAGGGGTCATTCTCCAGTTGGTGGGGCAGTTGCTGAGCACTTCCACCAGCGAGAACCCTTTTCCATCGATCTGATTCTGAAATGCATGTTTGATCGCTTTTTTCGTCTTACTCATGCCTGCCGGGCTTGTAGGCGCCACTCTTTCGATATAAGACGGGCCATCCAGGGTCGCCAGCATCTCACACACTCGTATTGGGTAACCGTTCACATGCGGGTCTCTGCCGGATGGACATGTGGTCGTCTTCTGGCCGATCAGAGTGGTCGGAGCCATCTGGCCGCCGGTCATGCCGTAGGTGGTGTTGTTGATGAAGATGACTGATATATTTTCGCCTCTGCCTGCCGCATGGACGATCTCCGCGGTGCCTATGGAGGCCAGGTCACCGTCACCCTGATATGAGAAGACTAGCCTGTCCGGCAGCATACGCTTGACACCCGTCGCAACAGACGGCGCTCTGCCGTGAGATGCCTCGATAATGTCGCAGGCCATATATTCATACATGAACACTGCGCAGCCTACCGGGCAGACCCCGACAGTCTGATGAATGATATCCATCTCCTCCATGATCTCAGCTATCAGCCTGTGGATGGTGCTGTGAAGACATCCCGCGCAGTATGTAAACTCAGTGTCAGTAAGTCCTTTGGGTCTTTCAAATACTTTTTGCACTAGACCGCACTCTCCTTCCTGCTGGAGTAGTGCGACACAACAGGTGGTTTGCCGAACCTTGCTCGCACTTCATTAAGGATTTCAGTGGGTGTCGGGACGGCTCCGCCGCTGCGGCCGTAGAACTCCACGTCCGACGCCCCGTTCACGGCCAGCTTCACGTCTTCGACCATCTGACCACAGCTCATCTCCACAACAAGAAACCGTTTGCCATCTTTTGCCATATCGTTGATTTGCATGGCGGGGAACGGGAAGAGAGTGATCGGACGCAGCAGCCCGACTTTCATTCCCTCTTCGCGAGCCATATCGACCACACTCCGGCATATGCGCGCAGGGCTGCCGTATGCCACCATCACCAGTTCGGCATCCTCGGTCTGATATTCCTTGAACCTGACCTCATGCACCTGCATGTCGGCATATTTTGCCTGCAGTTTCTGG
This genomic window from bacterium contains:
- a CDS encoding thiamine pyrophosphate-dependent enzyme → MQKVFERPKGLTDTEFTYCAGCLHSTIHRLIAEIMEEMDIIHQTVGVCPVGCAVFMYEYMACDIIEASHGRAPSVATGVKRMLPDRLVFSYQGDGDLASIGTAEIVHAAGRGENISVIFINNTTYGMTGGQMAPTTLIGQKTTTCPSGRDPHVNGYPIRVCEMLATLDGPSYIERVAPTSPAGMSKTKKAIKHAFQNQIDGKGFSLVEVLSNCPTNWRMTPIDSFKWIDEKMSEFFPVGVFVDR